Proteins from a genomic interval of Heteronotia binoei isolate CCM8104 ecotype False Entrance Well chromosome 5, APGP_CSIRO_Hbin_v1, whole genome shotgun sequence:
- the LOC132571090 gene encoding zinc finger protein 883-like isoform X1: MQENYRNVSSHAGFQIVQRKDPFMPDSQDWEEKKKTSDAKLAEFPDVVIKLEKGIDLQVPDPQGSEENKIFHNTCSGCPDKILKLELKEEPDDEWETFPSSYPDCPVKIIKVELKEEPDDGYGTFPSSHLGDYRQVWEDNQGLWSGIEDESMSETLSEGRKLVNISLRQKAHQGIPCGDGREEDFNETGQERNQESEVVRIFAESEKSFSYQSSHNPNRKMNAGGKPYKCSGCGENFWEKSILSIHERTHMGEKPYKCPDSAKNFSWRSSFTTHKQTHTGEKPYLCLECGETFSLNSSLIAHQEAHTGEKPYQCLDCGEIFIQRSHLIQHEKTHMGKKTHICSHCGKSFNRRSCLRRHETTHTGEKPYKCSDCGKNFRRRSHVKKHAEIHIREKLKLFSYEAPPVCETTLTGEKRYNCSLCEKTFNWKSHLVAHERTHTGEKPCQCSDCGKSFNNRSQLVRHERTHTGEKPYKCSDCGKCFGQSSVLVVHKRIHSGEKPYVCSDCGKSFNCGSHLRSHRKTHTGEKPYECSYCGKKFVLSSHLQKHQRTHTGEKPHTCLVCGKSFTLSSHLVRHKRIHTGERPYKCSECGKSFNQSSVLKSHSRTHTQEKTVSLY, from the exons ATGCAAGAAAATTATAGGAATGTCAGCTCTCATG CAGGTTTTCAGATAGTACAGAGGAAAGATCCATTCATGCCTGACTCTCAAGACtgggaggaaaagaaaaaaacatcaGATGCTAAATTAG CAGAGTTTCCTGATGTGGTGATTAAGCTGGAAAAAGGGATAGATCTGCAGGTTCCGGATCCTCAGGGTTCCGAGGAGAACAAGATCTTCCACAACACTTGTTCTG GCTGTCCAGACAAGATATTAAAACTGGAACTGAAGGAAGAACCAGATGACGAATGGGAGACCTTTCCAAGCTCTTACCCAG actGTCCAGTCAAGATAATAAAAGTGGAATTAAAGGAAGAACCAGATGATGGATATGGGACCTTCCCGAGCTCCCACTTGG GAGACTACAGGCAGGTATGGGAGGACAACCAAGGCCTTTGGTCAGGAATAGAAGATGAAAGTATGTCAGAGACGctgagtgagggaaggaagctAGTGAACATATCCCTCAGGCAGAAGGCACATCAGGGCATTCCCTGTGGGGATGGCAGAGAGGAAGATTTTAATGAAACTGGACAAGAGAGAAACCAGGAGTCTGAGGTGGTAAGAATATTTGCTGAGTCAGAAAAAAGCTTCAGCTACCAATCCAGCCACAATCCAAACAGGAAAATGAACGCGGGAGGGAAACCATACAAATGTTCAGGCTGTGGTGAAAACTTCTGGGAGAAGTCAATCCTCAGTATACACGAGAGGACACACATGGGAGAAAAGCCCTACAAGTGTCCAGACAGTGCGAAAAACTTCAGCTGGAGATCCAGTTTTACCACACACAAgcaaacccacacaggagagaaaccttattTGTGTTTGGAGTGTGGGGAAACATTCAGTCTGAACTCCAGCCTCATAGCACACCAGGAAgctcacactggagagaaaccgtACCAGTGTTTAGACTGTGGGGAAATCTTCATCCAACGATcccatctgatccaacatgagaaAACTCACATGGGCAAGAAGACCCACATATGTTCTcactgtgggaaaagcttcaataGGAGATCATGCCTCCGTAGGCACGAGAcaactcatacaggggagaagccatacaaatgctCAGACTGTGGCAAGAATTTCCGTCGGAGGTCACATGTTAAGAAACATGCAGAAATCCACATAAGAGAGAAACTGAAGCTCTTCAGTTATGAGGCCCCTCCTGTGTGCGAGACGACGCTCACAGGAGAGAAACGATATAATTGCTCACTGTGTGAAAAAACCTTCAACTGGAAATCACACCTTGTTGCACATgagagaacccacactggggaaaaACCCTGCCAATGTTCAGACTGTGGAAAAAGCTTCAACAACAGGTCCCAGCTTGTCAGGCATGAGAGAacccatactggggagaagccttaTAAATGCTCAGACTGTGGTAAATGCTTCGGTCAGAGCTCAGTTCTTGTTGTACACAAACGAATCCACAGTGGAGAGAAGCCTTATGTTtgctcagactgtggaaagagcttcaatTGTGGGTCACATCTCCGCAGCCATCGTAAgacccacacaggtgagaaaccgtATGAATGTTCATACTGTGGGAAGAAGTTTGTGCTCAGCTCACAccttcagaaacatcagagaactcacaccgGTGAGAAACCACACACTTGCCTAgtatgtgggaaaagcttcactctgAGCTCTCATCTTGTCAGACACAAGAGAATTCATACGGGAGAGAGACCatataaatgctcagagtgtgggaagagtttcAATCAGAGTTCCGTCCTCAAGTCTCACAGTAGAACCCACACTCAAGAAAAGACTGTATCGTTGTACTGA
- the LOC132571090 gene encoding zinc finger protein 883-like isoform X2, with amino-acid sequence MQENYRNVSSHGFQIVQRKDPFMPDSQDWEEKKKTSDAKLAEFPDVVIKLEKGIDLQVPDPQGSEENKIFHNTCSGCPDKILKLELKEEPDDEWETFPSSYPDCPVKIIKVELKEEPDDGYGTFPSSHLGDYRQVWEDNQGLWSGIEDESMSETLSEGRKLVNISLRQKAHQGIPCGDGREEDFNETGQERNQESEVVRIFAESEKSFSYQSSHNPNRKMNAGGKPYKCSGCGENFWEKSILSIHERTHMGEKPYKCPDSAKNFSWRSSFTTHKQTHTGEKPYLCLECGETFSLNSSLIAHQEAHTGEKPYQCLDCGEIFIQRSHLIQHEKTHMGKKTHICSHCGKSFNRRSCLRRHETTHTGEKPYKCSDCGKNFRRRSHVKKHAEIHIREKLKLFSYEAPPVCETTLTGEKRYNCSLCEKTFNWKSHLVAHERTHTGEKPCQCSDCGKSFNNRSQLVRHERTHTGEKPYKCSDCGKCFGQSSVLVVHKRIHSGEKPYVCSDCGKSFNCGSHLRSHRKTHTGEKPYECSYCGKKFVLSSHLQKHQRTHTGEKPHTCLVCGKSFTLSSHLVRHKRIHTGERPYKCSECGKSFNQSSVLKSHSRTHTQEKTVSLY; translated from the exons ATGCAAGAAAATTATAGGAATGTCAGCTCTCATG GTTTTCAGATAGTACAGAGGAAAGATCCATTCATGCCTGACTCTCAAGACtgggaggaaaagaaaaaaacatcaGATGCTAAATTAG CAGAGTTTCCTGATGTGGTGATTAAGCTGGAAAAAGGGATAGATCTGCAGGTTCCGGATCCTCAGGGTTCCGAGGAGAACAAGATCTTCCACAACACTTGTTCTG GCTGTCCAGACAAGATATTAAAACTGGAACTGAAGGAAGAACCAGATGACGAATGGGAGACCTTTCCAAGCTCTTACCCAG actGTCCAGTCAAGATAATAAAAGTGGAATTAAAGGAAGAACCAGATGATGGATATGGGACCTTCCCGAGCTCCCACTTGG GAGACTACAGGCAGGTATGGGAGGACAACCAAGGCCTTTGGTCAGGAATAGAAGATGAAAGTATGTCAGAGACGctgagtgagggaaggaagctAGTGAACATATCCCTCAGGCAGAAGGCACATCAGGGCATTCCCTGTGGGGATGGCAGAGAGGAAGATTTTAATGAAACTGGACAAGAGAGAAACCAGGAGTCTGAGGTGGTAAGAATATTTGCTGAGTCAGAAAAAAGCTTCAGCTACCAATCCAGCCACAATCCAAACAGGAAAATGAACGCGGGAGGGAAACCATACAAATGTTCAGGCTGTGGTGAAAACTTCTGGGAGAAGTCAATCCTCAGTATACACGAGAGGACACACATGGGAGAAAAGCCCTACAAGTGTCCAGACAGTGCGAAAAACTTCAGCTGGAGATCCAGTTTTACCACACACAAgcaaacccacacaggagagaaaccttattTGTGTTTGGAGTGTGGGGAAACATTCAGTCTGAACTCCAGCCTCATAGCACACCAGGAAgctcacactggagagaaaccgtACCAGTGTTTAGACTGTGGGGAAATCTTCATCCAACGATcccatctgatccaacatgagaaAACTCACATGGGCAAGAAGACCCACATATGTTCTcactgtgggaaaagcttcaataGGAGATCATGCCTCCGTAGGCACGAGAcaactcatacaggggagaagccatacaaatgctCAGACTGTGGCAAGAATTTCCGTCGGAGGTCACATGTTAAGAAACATGCAGAAATCCACATAAGAGAGAAACTGAAGCTCTTCAGTTATGAGGCCCCTCCTGTGTGCGAGACGACGCTCACAGGAGAGAAACGATATAATTGCTCACTGTGTGAAAAAACCTTCAACTGGAAATCACACCTTGTTGCACATgagagaacccacactggggaaaaACCCTGCCAATGTTCAGACTGTGGAAAAAGCTTCAACAACAGGTCCCAGCTTGTCAGGCATGAGAGAacccatactggggagaagccttaTAAATGCTCAGACTGTGGTAAATGCTTCGGTCAGAGCTCAGTTCTTGTTGTACACAAACGAATCCACAGTGGAGAGAAGCCTTATGTTtgctcagactgtggaaagagcttcaatTGTGGGTCACATCTCCGCAGCCATCGTAAgacccacacaggtgagaaaccgtATGAATGTTCATACTGTGGGAAGAAGTTTGTGCTCAGCTCACAccttcagaaacatcagagaactcacaccgGTGAGAAACCACACACTTGCCTAgtatgtgggaaaagcttcactctgAGCTCTCATCTTGTCAGACACAAGAGAATTCATACGGGAGAGAGACCatataaatgctcagagtgtgggaagagtttcAATCAGAGTTCCGTCCTCAAGTCTCACAGTAGAACCCACACTCAAGAAAAGACTGTATCGTTGTACTGA
- the LOC132571415 gene encoding complement C4-B-like, which produces MSPGKWLPLWLSWMGALVTVSQQAPRLLMVTPSVVPIGAEVGVVLQVEGAPSGLSGTVYFQNENDASVKCSTEVQFKLKPDSFLEKVTLKVTHDHFVQCGLSTQRRDRYIQLVAHSSNLPSSNGIQTLNLRWSARQGYLFIQTDKPIYTPGEMVNFQIFALDHKLRPTFEPVIITVQNPWGLQVRKDQRALCGDGCCDKGSTDNPSHL; this is translated from the exons ATGTCTCCTGGCAAGTGGCTACCACTTTGGCTATCATGGATGGGGGCTTTGGTAACCGTGAGCCAACAAGCTCCAAG GTTGCTGATGGTAACCCCCAGTGTGGTACCTATAGGGGCAGAGGTGGGGGTCGTGCTTCAGGTCGAAGGAGCCCCCTCTGGGCTCTCGGGCACAGTCTATTTCCAGAATGAGAACGACGCGAGTGTGAAATGCTCTACTGAGGTGCAGTTCAAGCTAAAGCCCGACAGCTTCCTGGAAAAAGTTACTCTGAAG GTGACCCATGATCATTTTGTGCAGTGCGGCTTGTCTACCCAGAGAAGGGACCGTTACATCCAGCTTGTCGCTCACAGCTCTAACCTCCCCAGTTCCAATGGCATTCAAACCCTCAACCTGCGTTGGAGCGCTCGCCAAGGGTACCTGTTTATACAAACAGACAAGCCCATCTATACCCCTGGGGAAATGG TGAATTTCCAAATCTTTGCCCTGGACCACAAGCTGCGGCCAACCTTTgagcctgtcatcatcactgtgCAG AACCCGTGGGGACTTCAGGTCCGGAAAGATCAGCGTGCGCTGTGCGGCGATGGATGCTGTGATAAAGGATCAACTGACAATCCCTCCCATCTCTGA